The genomic region CTGTTGCACTCAACTATATGAGCCGCAGCGAATATGCGGATCTCACCCCCCGCTACGAAGTTGAAGCAAAGACGGTCAGGGTCAAGCTGATCAACGAGAATATGGTTGGAAAACCGGTTCGGATTGAGGGAGTTGTGGAAAAAGTTCATTTCCAGTTCCTGAACCGGCCCCAGTTTGTTGTTGCAGACCGGTCCGGTGCAATCTCGGTCAAGATGTTCACCAGCCCCGATGAAGATATCAGGGTCAATGATATCGTGGAGGTTCTGGGCCAGGTGATCCGCAGGTATATCGTAACCGGCGACCCGGTGATCAACTGCGTATCGATCAGGAAGATCAAAAAATCCTAGGGGAACATTCAGCCCATGTCTCCGGCCCCGGACCCGGGCCGGAATTTCCGATCTTATCCCGCAATTGTATTTTCATCCGTGCATGGTGAAACAGATGTCAGATCAGAATGCT from uncultured Methanoregula sp. harbors:
- a CDS encoding nucleotide-binding protein, with product MKIGNVDVKISIVSIAVFVFFTIVLVIASLFSPGVQSNLIWMIPCLFMLLVIPVALNYMSRSEYADLTPRYEVEAKTVRVKLINENMVGKPVRIEGVVEKVHFQFLNRPQFVVADRSGAISVKMFTSPDEDIRVNDIVEVLGQVIRRYIVTGDPVINCVSIRKIKKS